One window of Phycisphaeraceae bacterium genomic DNA carries:
- a CDS encoding SPFH domain-containing protein produces the protein MTNEIAAKTVRGWPVLFGGLIAFVPIIALFVYAVRNSQGMPHAPAGMVALGIVAVLLFVANVTLLAGLTIIQPNTARVVIFFGSYHGTVKTSGFWWINSLAKKPSVSLRTNNMVTPTIKVNDVRGNPIEIAAVVVWRVENAARATFDVANFSSFVDTQCESALRHLASVYPYDTGDAHEMSLRGSTDEVSKTLMAELQERVAKAGVTIEETRLSHLAYASEIAGAMLRRQQADAIVSARFRIVEGAVGMVESALEHLEKGGKVKLDDERRAAMVSNLMVVLCGDHGVQPVVNAGTLYSG, from the coding sequence ATGACGAACGAGATTGCGGCGAAGACGGTTCGGGGATGGCCGGTGTTGTTCGGCGGGCTGATTGCGTTTGTGCCGATCATCGCGTTGTTCGTGTATGCGGTGAGGAATTCGCAGGGAATGCCGCACGCGCCGGCGGGGATGGTGGCGCTGGGCATCGTGGCGGTGCTGCTGTTTGTCGCGAATGTGACTCTGCTGGCGGGGCTGACGATCATCCAGCCGAATACGGCGCGGGTGGTGATTTTCTTCGGGAGCTATCACGGCACGGTGAAGACGTCGGGCTTCTGGTGGATCAATTCGCTGGCGAAGAAGCCGAGTGTTTCCCTGCGCACGAACAACATGGTGACACCGACGATCAAGGTGAACGATGTGCGGGGCAACCCGATCGAGATCGCGGCGGTGGTCGTGTGGCGCGTCGAGAACGCGGCGCGGGCGACCTTTGACGTTGCGAACTTCAGCAGCTTTGTGGACACGCAGTGCGAATCGGCGCTGCGGCATCTGGCGTCGGTGTATCCGTACGACACGGGGGATGCGCACGAGATGTCGCTGCGCGGATCGACGGATGAGGTGAGCAAGACTCTGATGGCGGAACTTCAGGAGCGCGTCGCGAAAGCGGGCGTGACGATCGAAGAGACGCGGCTTTCGCATCTGGCGTACGCATCGGAGATCGCGGGCGCGATGCTGCGGAGGCAGCAGGCGGATGCAATCGTGTCGGCACGGTTCCGGATCGTCGAGGGCGCGGTGGGGATGGTTGAATCCGCGCTCGAGCATCTTGAGAAGGGCGGGAAGGTGAAGCTGGACGATGAGCGACGCGCGGCGATGGTGAGCAACCTGATGGTCGTGCTGTGCGGCGATCACGGGGTGCAGCCGGTCGTGAACGCGGGGACGCTGTACAGCGGGTGA